From the genome of Cydia pomonella isolate Wapato2018A chromosome 1, ilCydPomo1, whole genome shotgun sequence:
aaggaatcTCAATAGCATAATTAATCttaagaaggaaaaaaataatattgttttttatttttataaaaatcaattaaatGTTGCTTATAGCGTAGTTGTAACAAGGGCATTACCTTCAAACtcgaccaaacaattgaaaactgtgacacaTCAATGttatttctaacatcgatcgtccgagatagtacttacgtttagtagcaaatgtatcaactcatactaaacactaatcaatatgtaaacagacccTAACGCTAGTGTACACgttcgtaagggccttataagataaagaaataattattgattatctccgaaatggagtttattagaataccagtgtctttgagaaagttacttaatttaagctcagggatgtacccttgaaattaacggaaaaagaAAAACACGTTGAATATCTAGAAATGGACCTTACAGGCAAAAGAGTGggtcagtacagcggtgtcGCGTTCATGAAttagagccaatcgtgcagtctaacgccacaacgcgattggttgatgaattTGATAATTTCacaccacgcgcgcgattggtcgcaactagttgcgttagactgcacgattggctcgaattcgtgagtgacaccactgaactagcaccattcttagtgcccgtaaggctcgtccgTAGATATATGTCGATGATAggaaaattactgtcttgggtgagacctGAACTCACGGCcactaagcttaatagcatcgttcgcagacgtttcttctagataaaaaaaaataattcggTCAAAATCTAATTAAACGGATAGATAAAATGATGCCACTCTACCcttcttttaataaatatataaccgTCGTCATTGCTCTACATAGCTATCTAGTTTATTCGTTTGAGTTAATTATGACAACGAGCGTAGCGGAGGAGTTATCTTGTGGCTGGGAATTAGCAACCACAACAATAAAGTGAGCCGATCGAACCAAGCGAGCGTACTTACCTTGGTGCCTAGCCGCCGACGAAGCGTAAATAGTAATACTGTCGTTATAAGCTAATACCTACTCGTAGACGTCTCTAGAAAGCAGACTGGTCGCCTGATAGCAAGTACATATAATAATACCTTCGTTGTTAACTCCCATGTTGTTGCAATTTTTTAATTACGGTTTTGTCTCACAATGACTGGCACGCACGATTCTGTAGAGAGTATACGTGTCTGCGAACGACCATCGGCGCCTATAATCGCCATCATTCAGTAAAATGTCGGTAAATCTAATAAATGCGAAACAATGACCGTGCATGACCACACAATTGCCTATCGTTCAGTATCACACTACGCTCCTTAAACTCATTCGCATTCGCTTTATTTGATGCGAATATCGATACGAATGTATGAAATGATGTGAATACTCGTATATACaaatgcgaatattcgtgacatccctCCTATTTACATAGAAGTCCAACGTAAAATTAGACTGGCAGTGAGACACCCAATGAGCTTATTTTAGGGATTGATTTATGACTATTATGGACATATTTACATACTTGAAAAATACAATAAGCCGCTGCTGTTAGTTTAAGACTTTTAATAGAGTCGGTCTACGCTTTGCACCATATTTTATCTAAAATGTGAAAATGCTATGAAAACATTCATATTATCGGTCAAACAAgtttatcagtagaaaaaaatgaaaatgtaaaattttctATGCGACGATAACCTTTCGTGcctacttttattaaatttgccgcttttttctaatGACGGAAATAGCTTCACAGACTATATTTTCATAGTCATTTGGTAATAATGGTAACATTTCTTCACTGACACACCGTCACTGCAAAATCTGTGCATAATTAGCTTTGCCTACtctagtattatttttgtttcgcTCCAATAGATACATTTaccaattaattaatataattagtaaCAGAATAATTAATACGTTTTTCCTTTGATTTGACTACCGACATCATTGTTTGGCGTAACGACTGCACCTCGCATTTAAATTACACTACACGGCTTGGAGGAtaacaaccggagtcgccttacttacccctctgtcgaaaacctcgacCAATGGTCATaattattgtatggactgacgtagAAGtaagatacaattttttttttgtttttttttttactaaaatctATTACATTTGGGGGGttgatattttgcatacttaATAGTAACATAAAGCcatatcatcaaaaaaaaattacaagccaAAACTCGCTGGGGGCAGATTCACTTATACTGGCATGGCCTTTGCAacattgataaataaaaataaacgtggTTCAGGGATTTTATTGCCAAAAGCCACAAATTCTTAAGAAGaccgtagttcccattttcttatctgaatattgacatttcggaaaatatttttataaaagtaatagTACTACTCGTACACaattaatgtatattaaccatagccgCTGGCCTTCGTTTGATATTTTCggatttattaatattatattataagagttagaagcgaaaaacaaattccatacagaTTTTTATAACCTCGAAATAATCAAACGAAGGGACTTAGCTGTGGTCAATTtacattgtgtaaaaatattttccatgtcAATAGTTAATAATACCCAAGGAGGTAAATGAGGACTAGGGTACGTCTgaatggagaagcggtcgtcttCCGTCCATAATCGTCTTAAATTCATAGACAAGAAGTTACTCTCATTTTACCGATTGCAACGCCATCTGAGACTTAAAATGTTTAGCATTTCTTAAAGCTCCTTGGTAAGCACATGTTCTAGTTGGGTCAGACAACGCCATCTTTGGGGAGACCTTGGGATTAGCTAGAAGAACCAGCGATGGgaattaagattttatttttacgcaTCAAGAAAGTCaataaacaaaatgtactttatttcattaattttggcataaacattcaagtaacatacaTATTGCCATGTCTGGTACTACttttcgttgctaaaaattgttataaaaaaaatagagagAGTACTTCTACTACTTTTGTATGACAAATTTAtacttgatttaattttattgtgagTTCGCtatgataatgactcaacgaatatttttttaagcttgTGAACACTCATAAAAATAGTAGCATGTCTTGTTTAGCTGTggcaaaaatgacaatattcaTCAACGTACCCTGTCCAAGTACCCCCAATGTGGAGTCAAAAAGCTTTTTATCAGAAGTTCGTACTTCACTATGGGTTAACAACTTTAAACTGGAAGCACACTTGGACGTGTGACTttgtcatatcatatcattttgtatggggtaACGTGTTATCTTTATCGTCGCCCTAAAGAAAGAAAGGGACAATGGTCTCCCTCAAGCTATTTTGCTCTGCACGTTTTTTGGAGgcgagagtgcagtctactttATTGAATATTTGTGTCGACGGCCACGTAGTTTACACAATATACAATAGATGGGGCTGTTTCGTTTATACGAGAAGGTTCATTCGAAATTATATGACTGTGCCGAgcctatctttacttttgaaatgttgccatttagtaaaaataaagattCTTTGGTAGTTAAgtatattacatgaaataaaattatttatttatttaacgtatttatattataaatcccACTTAAAGCTCCTTaggacctgtttcacaatgtccaagtaaagtcctgaatcaGCTACTTGCCAtaatctgacgaataaagtcatcgttggcgtttcagaATCTTCAAATAAGCGTAACTgaagataaagtgctaagttttgtaggaagttttacctggcagttaatttgtttgttaattagctatcctaTTTTAACTGTGAAGTACTTCCCATATGAAACAATATGTAAATATAGTCTGTAAAGCCATTagcgtcagtagaaaaaagcggctaatttaaaaaaatgtaggcgcgaagggttctCGACTtctcgtcccatagaaaatttaaaattcgcgctttttctactgacatacttgtttgaccggctatagtGCGCTTATTATTTACTTGCATAGAAATACAACAAATGCATACTTTACGGTTTAAGACAGCTATAGTACGCTCATTATTTACTTGCATAGTAGAAATACAACAAATGCATACTTTATGGTTTAAGACAGCTATAGTACGCTCATTATCTACCTGCATAGAAATACAACAAATGCATACTTTACGGTTTAAGACAGCTATAGTACGCTCATTATTTACTTGCATAGAAATACAACAAATGCATACTTTACGGTTTAAGACAGCTATAGTACGCTCATTATTTAGTTGCATAGAAATACATCAAATGTATACTTTATGGTTTAAGACAGCTATAGTACGCTCATTATTTACTTGCATAGAAATACAACAAATGCATACTTTATGGTCTAAGACAGCTATAGTACGCTCATTATTTACTTGCATAGAAATACAACAAATACATACTTTACGGTTTAAGACAGCTATAGTACGTTCATTATTTACTTGCATAGAAATACAACAAAAGCATACTTTATGGTTTAAGACAGCTATAGTACGCTCATTATTTACTTGCATAGAAATACAACAAATGCATACTTTACGGTTTAAGACAGCTATAGTACGCTCATTATTTACTTGTATAGAAATACAACAAATGCATACTTTATGGTTTAAGACAGCTATAGTACGCTCATTATTTACTTGCATAGAAATACAACAAATGCATACTTTACGGTTTAAGACAGCTATAGTACGCTCATTATTTACTTGCATAGAAATACAACAAATGCATACTTTATGGTTTAAGACAGCTGTAGTACGCTCATTATTTACTTGTATAGAAATACAACAAATGCATACTTTATGGTTTAAGACAGCTATAGTACGCTCATTATTTACTTGCATAGAAATACAACAAATGCATACTTTATGGTTTAAGACAGCTGTAGTACGCTCATTATTTACTTGTATAGAAATACAACAAATGCATACTTTATGGTTTAAGACAGCTATAGTACGCTCATTATTTACTTGCATAGAAATACAACACATGCATACTTTATGGTTTAAGACAGACTATAGCACGGTAAAATCTATTAAAtgacattattaaaaaagtagCATCTTCtctttcttaatatttttagtaaaaatatttttacacgtttCTGAGACACTGACAATCAtgttgtgtaaatatatttttgaaaacgTTGGCCTTTAAAGATGTTTGCGAGCTCTACCGTACTCAAAAGTAACGTATGCGGAGtgaaatatatacaaaattcaatgtcgtattaaataaaaacaacatggttattttttataaatattcaagttttttttatcgtaTTTAACAATGTTAAATGTAAGATAAAGTTTACTCCAATGCGAGATATTTAACGGCAGTTATGGTACTTTAAAGTCATCTGTGTCGAAAACACAAATGTTGgcatttttttagttacaattttatCTTCCTTAGGAAAACTTTTTTAGGAAACTTCCAACCAATTGAACCATTGGTGTTCTCAAAATAATAGTTACCTTGTCATGAATTTCTATTTTAAGTGACATATGATTCGCCCCCTATAAATCCCATAATGCAAaaacagctgtttttttttacatttttgaccaAATCATGTATCCGCATTTTAGAgcatttttgtttcatttcggAGACGGTGggcttaacttttcttaaacgTTTGCCGATGCCATGTgcgattaagatatttttaaacagttttactGCAACATTTGAATGTTCTCGTGACCTCTCTGTAAGATTTTGTGACTCACCGGgacttcctttttttttatcgatttcTCCCAGAAAACTAGCTAATGCTGGAATGTTTCCCTGGACCAGACTTTCTAGCGGTagtttttgtaaagaaaaaggacgcaaaaatattaaaaacagaccTTCAGCTCTAACCCGTTTCCACAAAATGTTCCACTATCTTCGCTTACGGCCACAGGGAAATAGTACTGACGTTTCGCGACGGTGTTCTTCTAAATTGACTATAATTTACAGGAGAAAGAATGCAATGCTCATGAAACTTACGGGATTAATTGACATACATATAGACTTTAAATTGGCAGTTAGATATAAAGGACGGAAAAAACCACTTGTTCCCACTTCACTTCCATTTTTTCATACCCACGGTATGTATATGCTACATGcatgcatgccaagtttcatgttttGTGCCGGTGGCACCGTACTAGCTAAGAACAGGTAAGTACTATTCGGAGCGGACTGCTCTTAACATATCTCAATAAATATGCTCACGCTTCCATGAAACTTTTCACTCGAATCTTACCAGTAAACGGTGGCAGTGTCCGAATCCTTTTTCTGAAAGAAGCCTTTTATGACTGGAAGGCTAGGTGCCCAAATGATGCGAGGCCCGAAAATCTGAAGCTTGAAAGATCCTGAGACGATATTCTCAGCAAGAAAACATACGACGACCTACTCGAAGCTACCGCTACCGCTACCGCGACCGCTATGAATGTCGATGTGGCGCGTTTGAAAGCAGTGGCATTGCCTGAATCCGGAGCATGGTTGCACGCACTACCATCACCACACTTGGGCACACTCCTTGATACCGACTCCCTCCGCATAGGCGTGGCACTACGACTGGGCAGTGCTGCGAACCCCACCAGTGTGTGTGCGGGGCTGCAGTCCAAAAAAACGGTCAACACGGACTAGGCTGCGTACGTTGCGCCGGTAGGTTCTCCAGACACCAGTGCATTAACGAAATTATTCGACGTGCACTGGTGTCTGCGAATGTGCCTTGTGTCTTGGAGCCCCAAGGCTTATACAGGACCGACGGAAAAAGACCAGACGGTCTGGCACTGATCCCATGGGCGCGAGGACGTAGCCTCATTTGGGACGCGACGTGCATAAGCACATTTGCCCCTTCGCATCTCAGCCACGATACACAATGCTGGCGCTGCCGAAAACGCCGCCAAATTGAAACGGGCTAAATACTCAAATCTGGAGCCAACCTTCGATTTTATACCAGTAGCCGTTGCCTTGGTGCGCGGATGCTTAAAGATAAGAAAGTTGGGTCAACGCCTTCGAGAAAAAAGTGGCGACCCCAGGTCCGGCGCATATTTGGTCCAGCATATTTCGTTGGCCGTCCAAAGAGGTAACGCCAGCAGCATGCTAGGCACATTTACCCGGGTACCTATCGATCCTAgtttataatattgttaattttttagatttagtttttaagtttgttaattactatacaaaagcacatgtaaataaatttctcaataaataattattacaggTTTGTATTCAGTATTGTCTAGccttccagttaaccttaagAGAACTATTGCCAAAGCCTTGCAATtgtgacagtcagaatggcgggtgtaccaaaataaaattaaatgaaaaccataccatagttttgtacctaatttgtactatttagtacctcctttaaaaatgTCTGcattaaaaaaggctaggcgccacttcgaagaaatcttcctaagaaaaatcatttttaagacatgattttctgagttatttgaacttaacagattaaacattaaaggtattaaatcctggcgtaataaaaataattgtaccttagcgttttttcttaaaaacgaaATCGattacttgaaaaattataactgcgaaattgtaatagcaagcaaaatataaaatgagtaaaacttggaaagcacaaataaaatgactcatattataattgaatatgaaggtacaaaaaaggtacaaaaatttggcttttatagaatttatcaataaccacgggaacatagcgtaataaagtacacccgccattctgactgtcaggatggcgggtgtactgttttttggtgataactttaagtaccgtgaggtacaattttttttaaaggaggtactgaATAGTACaatttaggtacaaaaatatggtatgctttttcaatgatttttatttaggtacacccgccattctgactttcACTTGCAATTGATAATAATCTAGTTCAATGTAAGCGATATAGGTATACTCAATTACTCATTACGAACTGTCAAGTGGCTCCTCAGTAGTGATGAAACTCGAATGGGGTTGGTCGGTCGTAGTTTTGTACAGATGTatacatgccaaattgcagATTTTTAGCATCTTGAGACACacacatggcgaaactataagggttcctagttgactatggaaccctaaaaatgatagcTCACAGACTTAACCTGAGTACACACATTAAGCTGAgaggagaccttttcagtgacgcttaataataagtTGATTCTGTTCTGTCtcttgttttatttaagtttataattaaaaatatatcatttttcTTAAGGGATTCTTCATAAGGGACTAAAAGTaataccatagaaataggataagcgtttgacatgtctctgaGTAACACACagtgtgaaaaataaataacataataagAATGCAATAAATTAAAGCAAAACAAATACGAATATATAACGGCTATAATGCAAACTTTACATTAGAACACGCGTCCGATTTATCTCCATAGCTACGTGTGTCAACAGTACCGATTAACCCTTAATCTAGCAGTACAGACCTAAACATATGTGCCTATCAAAAACATCGTAATAGATTTAGATACTTACAGCATAAATCTTCTGTGCTGGCCTCCTCGATAACCTTCAACGAGCTGAAAGACCTCTTTCCACCTCTCTTATCTCGCAGGCATGAAGTCATGCTTAAAATATTCCATCAGTGAAATCTTAATTTGAATCTTGTTCAGTGGGTTGGGTTTCACTTATTCACTATTAAGAGATTATACTAAAATAGAACTACTAGCCACATTGGCTTTTCTAATTTGAATAAATCGCACTAAGCAAGCAGTGTTTCTTtgaattaattttcttatttagaGTCCGCAGCAAGATCGGTTCTCCACACAAACGTAATtttgctctcattttaaaacgactacctagattgctctaaaactgttcttacaataagataaggtatatctatgcctgtcaaaaaaaaatcaaaatgtttattttactttcacaatAATCATCTTAAAGTTAGTGATTGGAACCTCCTTTTAAGCTTTAATATAGAGCCTGTGCCAGGAGGTACCGCTCTTCCTTATCTGAAGAATGTTAACAAAATTGTGCTGtctgtagcttcagataccatagttaaaatacagtaaatttaagattttcatacaaaacttgtatttagtctttttgctttgttttataagctggaggcATTGTAGGTGTAAAGTTTCGTTACAATCTAAAATACGTTTATATGATCCTGAtccaccgtgatacagtttTTACTAGTACGGGGATCAGATGACGCTTACTCAATGTTTCATTGCATTTACCTTAAAACttgtttacaaattatttacaatgGTAAGTTCACCTTGTATCATTTATTACTTGTAAGCAGTTGTGAGCTATCATGTAgctaaataaagtttatttaattaaaaaaatatatatatatatgggagggtgaaattcggccgagcttgctgcagaCTCTTGAATGTTGTTGAGCAGAACAGCTCCAGCAATCCTAGATACGTCTACATTTTCTACACTAATCAACTTTTATAGAcaaagcaacaaaaaaaaagcaaaagggTTCAGAGGCGGATTAGCCTAGTTTAAAGAGGCCCAGCGCACCTAAAATATCTGATGCATATCTCAAATCACATATCGAATATATTAATACATCGATAATATACTATGGGCCTCATGCGGCTTAATCCGCTACTGAAAGGAATTGTTCGTCTCATAAGATAGCTTAATAAAGAAAACGATTTGCTTGGGTATATATTTACTTCCTTAGACTACATCCCATACTTCTTCAAAGGCGGAACACAACTTGGCACACGTTAAGGCCGCCGAGAGAGGGTAGTTGCTAATGGATATAACATCTTCTGCATAGTCCACTTCCACTTTCCCGTGTGCCATGGCGCCCACGATCAAGACGATAGGCTCATCCTTGGGAACGAGTTCCCTACAGCTCTGCACTGTTTTCGAACTGAAGGACATGGTAATTTTCTTTACGCCCACGGGCAGATGTGAGGTCACTGGATTTTTAATGACCTTTAAGAGCTTCATGGGACCATCAGAAGCTCTGATAGCGAATTTATGGAGAAGTTGCActggaaaaatatttaaatgtttaaattgaTATGTACACTTAAAAGAGTATATCTTAGTTTAGTAACTTAGTGTTGTATAAACATccaattatgtttaaaaaacttaaatatacaCATGTGTAATCACAATTTCACAATAGCATTTGCTATAAGATTATCCTCTAAATTGGgtaataatgtatatacaaaCAAATAAGCTTTATATGGCACCAACATATTAATAGGCGGGTgcacacagagcgaacatacgcgcgaggcaaattcctcacgcacaaaacggccagtgtagacgtgtctcggccgaggcggcgcccTCTACACTAGCCGGTTTATACGTGAGGAATTTgtctcgcgcgtatgctcgctctgtgtggacccgcctatttacGTATGGGGAAAAAAGACATACTAAATATGCAATAAAGTAATCTTTATACTCTATCCCAACTATTGAACACCAATAGatgtataaatgtatattatatacatacatataacaaGTTCATTTAACAGTCGCCAAGTCGCCACTGTCGCCAGTACAGAACCGGCGAattcaccttttcatacaattgAAGTTACACACTCGATACAAACAACATTTCTGGAgtaacatgaaacttggcatgaatatTGAAGTAACCGTATATCTATGCTTGAAATGAGTTTTTATTGCTAGAAATCACAACACAAATGAAATATAGAGATTataatttttgtatgtatatcttCTACTGTCTCTTAAAATTTCTAGCAATGAAAACTAATTACAGTCATAGATATTTGTTACTtcaatgttcatgccaagtttcatgtcaTTCCAGCATGTTTTATAATGAGaatgtaactatgtttgtatggcaGTGGCTCTGTACTGGCAACTCTTGTTATTATATAGGTCTGTtgttattaaaatgtttttgttaattatataGGTAAACTTGGTACTCCGCTTAAAGGCGCTAATTAGTctgtattttcattattatacaaatacataaatactatGTTATTACACCTTGAGAAAAGTAAAATTACATTGGCGCAAAACATTCACTGCTAGCGCGAGCTACGCACTACGAGTGTAGTCGATAACACGTGTTTTCCGCTTTGTACGGAAAAGTGCCTAAGAACAGGAAACCAGCAGGTTGCTAGCAGTAAATGAGATAATATGAATAGTAGAAAAAAACCATTGCTAAAGCATCAAATAATCTCACATAGCACATTCGCAACAGGCAAGATATTAGCATTGCATGTCAATATCTTCATAAATATTCCTGAGTTGGGTCATTATTTCAAAAACCTCCTAAAAAACTcctgaaacattttttgatgattTCATTGTTGATGACTCTATAAGGGGGTTTCTTCTGTCGGGAAGTCTCAAATAAactttgtaaatattatgttgtctttTATGTCAAGTGAATAACTGATACTGTATATAGCTAAGCTTGAATTCGCCAGGCAAGTATCTATATCCAATGGCAAGTATTTACTGCAATGGTGCCCACATGGTCAATGGCCAATGCCGCATACTAAACTTTCAAGTACATACAGACAACTAACCAAGTgctctttttttatttgtcaataATTTTTCTGCCAGTGGCCTAGCTGGGGTTACAATATGCTGATTGTACAAAATACTGCACTAGTCCCCATTTTATATAGTTCTACAAATATATATCAAACAAAAGTTGCCCAATATTCCTTGCAAGGATTTTAAAGAGTTATTAGACAAAGAAGAATTCTGATAGAAACCAATATGTCTTAACATTTGACTAgaacaggggttcccaatctttttcagtTTGCGGCATACTAAGCGCAGATAGTTTTTACTGTTTTGTGGTATTTTGAATAAATTCCTagctaaaaataatcttaaattgtattatgtatcatattattgtacaataagttcgtagatttaatacttaactgtagtgtagtgttcatattgtttaatagttgtatgtagtctattagttagtcgtaatttgtatttctttgcagatcggaTACTTTActgaacactgtctatgaccgtaatatgataagatccATATACTAACCGTGTCTTATCCAatctcgacattggcagaatcatcaacaccttgatggagccataacaagaaaaattgattgattgaagcgCAGATAAGTAACATGGTGAGGAGGATTGCCCCACACATTGGGAACCACTGGACTAGAAAGTAAACAGAGTTAAGAAAGTGATACATACCCATTAATCCAGCAAATCTTTTGAATGTTCTAGGTATCCGAGTTTGAGGATTAATTTCTATGAGTACATTCTTTTCAGTGTGAATATAGACCTGAAGTAGACCAGCCCGGTTTAACGGGGAGTCCATCAACATAAGGAGGGATTGGTGTGTGATGTCTGGCCTGCAAGAGCCTGGGTCCCGGTCATTCTTACGAAGAATGTTAGCATGGTCATCGCAGTTTAACAGCTCAAAACTATTCCCAGCCTgaaaagttataataaataactatgaaAACATTATATATACGATTTTAATCTTGTGACTCTCATTCATTTATAACTTTAGGCAAACATTACAATAGAACTAACCTTACCTTCACTGTTTCCAACTGAGCGCCTTCTAATATCACTATTAACCGCTTTTCTTGCTTTTTGATATGAGATGTGACTAAATGTCGTGGCACTGGGTCATACTCGAACTCATTGTCTTTTTGATTAAGTTTTCTTTTCTTACCCACCATGGTTTTCTATTTTTGCGCGTAGTTACAACTTAGTAAATACAAACGTATGTCAATGAGCACACAGATGTATGCCTCTTACCTCCTTAACAAATACCGCATCGTACCTCtctcatatttaaaaatacataacagtTATTACAACTATTGGAAaagatataaaaacaaaacgaaattaaataaatacacacgTGCATGCGCGAATAGACACGTGAAGATGGCGCCCG
Proteins encoded in this window:
- the LOC133523666 gene encoding ribosomal RNA small subunit methyltransferase NEP1, with amino-acid sequence MVGKKRKLNQKDNEFEYDPVPRHLVTSHIKKQEKRLIVILEGAQLETVKAGNSFELLNCDDHANILRKNDRDPGSCRPDITHQSLLMLMDSPLNRAGLLQVYIHTEKNVLIEINPQTRIPRTFKRFAGLMVQLLHKFAIRASDGPMKLLKVIKNPVTSHLPVGVKKITMSFSSKTVQSCRELVPKDEPIVLIVGAMAHGKVEVDYAEDVISISNYPLSAALTCAKLCSAFEEVWDVV